GATGCATTTAACGAATTATCTAGTACAAAATACAAGGATTTAGTTCCACAAGTAGAAAATGAATTAGATGCTATCGCGGAATTTGAAAGAGCGTTTGAGATGGCAATATACAGTTCATCACTTAGGTCTTTCACAAAGATGTTTAGTTTTGCAACAATTGTTGGAATTACCAAATTGACTTCATTTGAAGTTAGAAATCTAGCAGCTATTGCTTTTGCTGTTGAACAAAAAATACCAACTGAGATTACCATGTCAAAGTTAATCCTAGAAGAAGAGTAGGAATTCTAACATGTTTAATTTTCCAAAGAAAAAAACCGAAGTTTCTACAGAAGTTTTAATCAGATTCATTTGGGTTAGTTCATTTTTAGCAATGATTTTCACATTGCCACCATTAGCATTATTCTTGGGCATTTACTTTTTGACAGGTGAGCTTATCATAGGAGCAGTAATTGGTTTTGGAGTTCATTTTGTGATATTAGCTTTTTCGGGAAGGATTTCAAAAATCATAACCAAGATTATGAGCTAAACTAAAAGGGATCATACAAGAAGGTAAAGTATCATGATGGGAGATAGAGATTTTCGAAAGATCATTAAAAGTGCTGTTGAATCTATTGGAAAAGAGTTAGAGATTCAGATTGATTCAAAGGATATACAGACTATTCATCTTCATGAAATAGTTCAATGTCTTAGACGTTCCTATTATGACAGGGTAGATCCTCAAGAGATTGAAAGGAGAGGATTCAATGAACTTCTATCAGGATTACTAAGGAAATTAGAGTATGGTAGTGAGCCTAAAGAATTTGCCATAGAAGATATCAGGCTTAAAGGACAAGTCGATATGATAGTGGAGGATACCATTCTTTTATTCAGACCAGCAGCAACTGAGTTGGAAAATCCTCTGGCAAATGATGTTTTGTATCT
This genomic window from Nitrosopumilus ureiphilus contains:
- a CDS encoding Dna2/Cas4 domain-containing protein, whose amino-acid sequence is MMGDRDFRKIIKSAVESIGKELEIQIDSKDIQTIHLHEIVQCLRRSYYDRVDPQEIERRGFNELLSGLLRKLEYGSEPKEFAIEDIRLKGQVDMIVEDTILLFRPAATELENPLANDVLYLNACMWIYDKDDGIVVYISGDKKETTFSLTRNKKMFEEIIRRVRVLNDLLKEQKLPILEPSTECSECQYYERCFMKKKNSKQISLAEMLGMGDKD